A window of Methanolobus sediminis contains these coding sequences:
- the pap gene encoding polyphosphate:AMP phosphotransferase — MSINKDDIMLENVDLTKTLPKDEYKTIMEDLEIRMGELQRKAWKMDIPIIIVFEGWHASGMSEIINRFLLTLSPMGFNLYTTERPCYQEEQKPLLWRFWTKIPEKGRMVIFDRSWYRRIIIEHNKKGKADKDMNKCIEGLTYFERQLTDGGYLVIKLFLHISKEEQNKRYQEMKDIGIPQFIIEEEERDYLDGYDKYLPLIEGILEKTDRSFAPWTIVEANDRGFATVKVLSKVIESIEYKIQDIENKALVEQNQKMDSSIIPNIDSSILEKIDLDKSLTYEEYKKEKKKCQKKLKTLQYDLFRNRTSLIVVFEGWDAAGKGGSIRRLVKELNPRLYQVTPVGVPTPDELRRHYLWRFYNQIPEAGHIGIYDRSWYGRVLVERVEDLCNVEEWKRAYREINEFEETLSNYGTIIVKFWMHIDKDEQLRRFKQRDSTEYKQWKITPDDWRNREKWNLYLDAADEMLKKTSTTWAPWTIVESNDKYYSRIKVMNTVIDRIENKLRERGLQ, encoded by the coding sequence ATGAGTATTAATAAAGATGATATTATGCTTGAAAATGTAGATCTTACCAAAACTCTTCCCAAGGATGAATATAAAACAATAATGGAAGACCTGGAAATACGGATGGGGGAGCTACAGCGAAAGGCATGGAAAATGGATATTCCGATCATTATTGTTTTTGAAGGCTGGCATGCTTCAGGCATGTCTGAGATCATCAACAGGTTCCTTCTGACTTTAAGTCCGATGGGCTTTAACCTGTATACCACCGAGAGACCGTGTTATCAGGAAGAGCAGAAACCTCTTTTATGGCGTTTCTGGACAAAGATCCCGGAAAAAGGCAGAATGGTAATTTTTGACAGAAGCTGGTATCGCAGAATTATCATTGAACATAACAAGAAAGGTAAAGCCGACAAGGACATGAACAAATGTATTGAAGGGCTGACGTATTTTGAAAGGCAGCTCACAGACGGCGGTTACCTTGTGATAAAACTGTTCCTCCACATAAGCAAAGAAGAACAGAATAAAAGATATCAGGAAATGAAAGATATAGGAATTCCCCAGTTCATTATTGAAGAGGAGGAAAGGGATTACCTGGATGGATACGATAAATATCTGCCATTAATTGAAGGAATCCTTGAAAAAACAGACCGGTCTTTTGCACCCTGGACAATTGTAGAGGCAAATGACAGGGGTTTTGCAACTGTCAAAGTTCTGTCAAAGGTCATAGAATCTATTGAATACAAGATACAGGATATTGAAAATAAGGCATTGGTGGAACAAAACCAGAAAATGGATAGTTCTATCATTCCTAATATCGACTCCTCTATTCTGGAAAAGATCGATCTTGATAAGAGTCTCACCTACGAAGAGTACAAGAAAGAAAAGAAAAAATGCCAGAAAAAACTTAAAACGCTTCAGTATGATCTTTTCAGAAACAGGACATCACTTATTGTTGTATTTGAAGGCTGGGATGCTGCAGGTAAAGGTGGCAGTATCAGGCGACTTGTTAAGGAGCTAAACCCAAGACTTTATCAGGTAACTCCTGTGGGTGTACCCACTCCTGATGAACTTCGACGTCATTACCTGTGGAGATTCTACAACCAGATTCCTGAGGCTGGCCATATTGGAATATATGATAGAAGCTGGTACGGGAGAGTGCTGGTTGAAAGAGTCGAAGATCTCTGTAATGTTGAGGAATGGAAGCGTGCCTACAGGGAGATCAATGAATTTGAAGAAACACTCTCCAATTACGGTACTATTATTGTTAAGTTCTGGATGCATATTGATAAGGATGAGCAGCTAAGAAGGTTTAAGCAGCGTGATAGTACAGAGTATAAGCAATGGAAGATAACTCCTGATGATTGGCGCAATCGTGAGAAATGGAATCTCTATCTTGATGCTGCCGATGAGATGCTGAAAAAAACCAGTACTACATGGGCGCCCTGGACCATTGTGGAGTCCAATGACAAGTACTATTCCCGAATCAAAGTTATGAACACGGTTATTGACCGTATTGAAAATAAACTAAGGGAACGCGGGCTTCAGTAA
- a CDS encoding MgtC/SapB family protein, with protein sequence MVAINVQWALDPLYATILEKIVLSMAIGILVGLEREHWRADKKIFAGVRTFSITCITGTLAAFLVDYIGMWILVLATLLVLFASASLIYLVNIIKGKSGLTTAIALFCTYLLGIIVAEGLYLIAIVTGLLITFLLIEKKPLHSFAEHLSDEDMSSALKFLAVAFVLYPIMPEEPIFGILNLKQSILIVVLVSFISFVSYVSLKKLGPRGGIPYSGFFGGFISSEATVAALSGLSKKGPLLKDSVHVGSLLAVVSMIISNTIIALIADPTAQTASLMAPPFIVMGIVTLVFVGLKWKKTVNPNDTIEIGSPFALGPAFKFGAVFTILLIFANYANVYGGAEGTYITALGGVVSSSAVTASVAALAFSGNISVHTAGITAVLAGLVSTLNKPLYIKVSGSPEFFRTAVLSFIVIALSGAATLLVWSFYI encoded by the coding sequence ATGGTCGCTATCAATGTTCAATGGGCTCTTGATCCATTATATGCTACTATACTTGAAAAAATAGTACTTTCAATGGCAATAGGCATCCTAGTAGGTCTTGAAAGAGAACACTGGCGTGCAGATAAGAAAATATTCGCTGGCGTAAGGACTTTTTCAATAACGTGTATTACCGGTACTCTTGCAGCATTTCTTGTAGATTATATCGGTATGTGGATACTCGTGCTGGCAACATTGTTGGTATTATTTGCTTCAGCTTCTCTGATATATCTGGTTAATATCATCAAAGGAAAATCAGGCCTTACCACAGCTATTGCCTTGTTCTGTACATATCTACTCGGAATCATCGTAGCTGAGGGTCTTTACCTTATAGCCATAGTAACGGGACTTCTAATAACATTCCTGCTCATAGAGAAAAAACCTCTTCATTCCTTTGCAGAACATCTTTCGGATGAAGACATGAGCAGTGCACTCAAATTCCTTGCGGTTGCTTTTGTGCTGTATCCTATTATGCCTGAAGAACCGATCTTTGGGATACTGAACTTGAAACAATCAATACTTATTGTTGTACTTGTTTCTTTCATTAGTTTTGTCAGTTATGTATCCCTGAAAAAGCTTGGTCCTCGAGGAGGCATTCCTTATTCCGGTTTCTTTGGAGGTTTTATTAGTAGTGAAGCCACCGTTGCAGCTCTTTCCGGTCTGTCTAAAAAAGGACCGTTACTTAAGGATTCGGTTCATGTAGGTTCGTTACTGGCAGTGGTTTCCATGATTATCAGTAACACTATTATTGCATTGATAGCAGATCCAACTGCTCAGACAGCTTCTCTGATGGCTCCTCCTTTTATTGTAATGGGAATAGTAACTCTCGTATTTGTGGGTCTTAAATGGAAAAAGACTGTAAATCCAAATGATACTATAGAGATTGGTTCTCCGTTTGCACTTGGACCTGCATTCAAGTTTGGCGCAGTTTTTACAATACTGCTAATTTTCGCAAATTATGCAAATGTGTACGGAGGGGCTGAAGGAACTTATATAACTGCATTGGGAGGAGTAGTCAGCAGTTCAGCGGTCACTGCTTCGGTTGCAGCTCTTGCTTTCTCCGGCAATATCTCAGTTCACACCGCCGGCATAACGGCTGTACTTGCAGGTCTTGTAAGCACTCTCAATAAGCCATTGTATATCAAAGTAAGCGGTTCGCCGGAGTTTTTCAGGACAGCAGTTCTCTCTTTCATAGTTATAGCATTGAGCGGAGCGGCCACCTTGCTTGTATGGAGTTTCTATATCTGA
- a CDS encoding DUF362 domain-containing protein yields the protein MPWVNKKKCVSCKKCIKKCPVDAIYMAKGKAVIEEGKCINCGKCIKICPVKAILKDRDLVKFKISENLKSAKSSLESSKNQRAKKRLIKSQLRQLKREQEIIRGTIKELKRIKL from the coding sequence ATGCCATGGGTCAACAAAAAGAAATGTGTATCATGCAAGAAGTGCATTAAAAAATGCCCTGTGGATGCTATTTATATGGCAAAGGGGAAAGCCGTAATAGAAGAAGGTAAATGCATAAATTGTGGAAAATGCATAAAAATATGTCCTGTCAAAGCAATACTTAAAGACAGGGATCTTGTAAAATTCAAAATAAGTGAAAATCTGAAATCTGCGAAAAGCTCACTTGAAAGTTCCAAAAATCAGCGTGCTAAGAAGCGTCTGATCAAGAGTCAGCTGCGACAACTTAAACGTGAACAGGAAATAATTCGCGGAACGATAAAAGAACTGAAACGAATTAAACTTTAA
- a CDS encoding CHAD domain-containing protein → MASNAFVKKYSLAASLSFLAGLVSCMTGLLFAIVSRLNRGSGSETILIVCMLFGTGVVLILAGINVAGIRQKLSRSYSFLAGLLLSIIGLFVFMISFPDNWVYPKVSYAIVAYSLGIFLLLINIFVNYFLQALGDSSQRGLTPQKYNVQSNEPQHNDCSVLTTFAGILMTNITSGTYEPAFLTGTSDNESTYIINNTTSEENDPEPLFMESNEEKSITETKIVTAADAISDENAKVCNVDDKQEETTALETTQFPEIAEVIEPEIEKEIEDIEETRENEEEAEVEYPPEEQSSSKEETDVQNLVVPYAEFRSLKKTDIKSDDTMREAARKVLMYNFGQMIEHERGTKIGMDIEELHDMRVAAMRMRSVVEVLEDYLNMKDMSPYYKDIKSIRRTLGTVRDLDVFLEKIDHYLAAQPAEKVLEIEPLTDSILIERAKHRGTMLVYLDDSGYNKFKKNFADYLLTKKSWKIKSAKKNGEPIPARVVDVLPVLLYSQLATVRAYGDVLTDDTTIDPYLEKYHLLRIDVKILRYTIEFFKEVLGSETKSLIRDLKALQDNLGDMHDTVVALEMLENFEKYGVWGETHGKKNSVSIRDYPGVDAYIEYRKKELASLLDSFPDAWSKVIDPDFSVRFSQAIAGIYNS, encoded by the coding sequence ATGGCATCAAATGCATTCGTGAAGAAATATTCCTTAGCAGCATCACTGAGTTTTCTTGCAGGTCTTGTATCCTGTATGACAGGACTGCTTTTTGCTATTGTCAGCAGACTTAACCGTGGTTCCGGTTCAGAGACAATCCTGATAGTCTGCATGTTATTTGGCACAGGCGTGGTGCTGATCCTTGCAGGAATAAATGTTGCAGGGATACGCCAGAAGCTTTCACGCAGCTATTCTTTCCTTGCGGGTCTGTTGTTATCCATTATCGGATTGTTTGTTTTCATGATATCTTTCCCTGATAACTGGGTCTATCCAAAGGTCAGTTATGCAATAGTGGCCTATTCACTTGGTATTTTCCTGCTGCTTATCAATATCTTTGTGAATTATTTCCTGCAGGCACTGGGAGATTCCAGCCAGCGGGGACTGACTCCGCAAAAATACAATGTTCAATCTAATGAACCTCAGCACAATGATTGTTCTGTTCTTACAACCTTTGCAGGCATTCTAATGACAAATATAACATCAGGTACCTATGAACCCGCTTTTCTTACAGGTACCAGTGATAATGAAAGTACTTACATTATAAACAATACCACTTCTGAAGAAAATGATCCGGAGCCTCTATTTATGGAATCAAACGAGGAAAAATCCATCACCGAGACTAAAATTGTAACTGCAGCAGATGCAATTAGCGATGAAAACGCAAAAGTATGTAATGTTGATGATAAGCAGGAAGAAACTACAGCTCTGGAAACAACACAATTCCCCGAGATAGCAGAGGTTATTGAACCTGAAATTGAAAAAGAGATAGAGGATATTGAAGAAACGCGGGAGAATGAAGAAGAGGCAGAAGTAGAATACCCACCTGAGGAACAGTCTTCTTCAAAGGAAGAAACTGATGTACAGAACCTTGTTGTCCCCTATGCAGAATTCAGGTCACTTAAAAAGACAGATATAAAATCTGACGATACCATGCGTGAAGCTGCACGCAAAGTCCTCATGTACAATTTCGGTCAGATGATCGAACATGAGAGAGGTACAAAGATCGGCATGGATATTGAAGAACTTCACGATATGAGAGTTGCTGCAATGCGTATGCGTTCAGTTGTAGAAGTCCTTGAAGACTATCTCAATATGAAAGACATGTCCCCATATTACAAGGACATAAAATCCATAAGGAGGACACTTGGAACCGTACGTGACCTGGACGTGTTCCTTGAGAAGATAGACCATTATCTTGCAGCACAGCCAGCGGAGAAAGTTCTGGAAATCGAGCCTCTTACTGATTCAATACTAATTGAAAGGGCAAAGCATCGTGGTACTATGCTTGTGTATCTCGATGATTCAGGCTATAATAAATTCAAAAAGAACTTTGCAGATTACCTGCTGACTAAGAAATCATGGAAAATCAAATCTGCAAAGAAAAATGGTGAACCGATACCTGCCAGAGTTGTAGATGTACTGCCAGTACTCCTTTACTCCCAGCTTGCAACCGTAAGGGCATATGGTGATGTACTTACTGACGACACAACAATTGACCCTTACCTTGAAAAGTACCATCTGTTAAGGATAGACGTGAAGATACTGCGTTACACCATTGAGTTCTTCAAGGAAGTTCTTGGTTCTGAAACGAAGAGTCTTATAAGAGACCTCAAAGCCCTTCAGGATAATCTTGGTGACATGCATGATACTGTGGTTGCACTTGAAATGCTTGAGAACTTCGAGAAATATGGTGTGTGGGGAGAGACACACGGAAAGAAGAACTCTGTCAGCATCAGGGACTATCCGGGTGTTGATGCATATATTGAATACAGGAAGAAGGAACTTGCATCCTTGCTGGATTCATTCCCGGATGCATGGTCAAAGGTAATTGACCCTGATTTCAGCGTAAGGTTCTCACAGGCTATTGCAGGAATTTACAATTCCTGA
- the ppk1 gene encoding polyphosphate kinase 1, protein MSNEVNEYVNREISWLSFNARVLQEAKDPGVPLLERLKFLGIFSSNLDEFFSVRVGTLQRMIDAGVKSKAMVGVSPKKIMKDVHSTVLDLRDEFDKVFTGVTKELENHNIFIVDETQLDDNQKAFLKVYFQEKVRPRLIPVMLKDIPDFPYLRNQVIYLVIDVRKKWDPQGSKFALIEVPADVLPRFVNLPDSEERKCVIMLDDIIRFGLDDIFSTFDYDSIGAYTIKLTRDAELDIDDDVTKSFFEKVSESLEERKKGQPVRFVYDREIPYYLLDFTLKRLDIENFENLVPGGKYHNAKDFMGFPEIGPESFYYEKKHPLPHKDLRSHKSMLAAIREKDILLHYPYQSFDYFIDLLREAAIDPNVTSIKVTLYRVARNSNVINALINAIKNGKTVTVVIELQARFDEESNIYWTQKLEDAGARIIDGVPGLKVHSKLCHISRKEGKDTVHYSCIGTGNFNESTASIYCDHMLMTRNKDITYEVEKIFDFFDHNYKVYDYEHLVVAPLQMRNKFTKLIDNEINNAKEGKPAYIHAKMNSLVDSEMIDKLYEASEAGVKVKLVVRGICSLVPGVEGLSENIDVISIVDKYLEHSRIFIFCNEGNEKYFISSADWMVRNLDRRVEVATPIYDVALKTELREYMDIQFADNTKARIINETQDNKYVKNDCKICRAQEDTYVFLEKQLQNEVTE, encoded by the coding sequence ATGTCAAATGAAGTAAATGAATATGTCAATAGGGAGATTAGCTGGCTTTCTTTCAACGCAAGGGTACTACAGGAAGCAAAGGACCCAGGTGTTCCTTTACTTGAGCGTCTGAAATTCCTGGGGATATTCTCTTCCAATCTTGATGAATTCTTCAGTGTGAGAGTCGGTACCCTGCAGAGAATGATAGATGCAGGTGTAAAATCAAAAGCAATGGTTGGCGTATCACCTAAAAAAATCATGAAAGATGTGCATAGTACCGTACTTGACCTGAGGGATGAATTTGATAAAGTTTTCACAGGAGTCACAAAGGAACTTGAAAACCACAATATTTTCATTGTTGATGAAACCCAGCTTGATGATAATCAGAAAGCATTCCTGAAAGTGTATTTCCAGGAGAAGGTCCGACCACGTCTTATTCCTGTGATGCTAAAGGATATTCCGGATTTCCCCTACCTTAGAAACCAAGTAATCTATCTTGTTATCGATGTAAGAAAAAAATGGGATCCTCAAGGTTCAAAATTCGCATTGATAGAAGTGCCGGCAGATGTGCTTCCCCGTTTTGTCAATCTTCCGGATTCAGAGGAACGTAAATGCGTGATCATGCTTGATGACATAATTCGTTTTGGACTGGATGATATATTCTCAACCTTTGATTATGATTCCATAGGTGCATACACTATCAAGCTTACAAGAGATGCTGAACTTGATATTGACGATGATGTTACAAAGAGTTTCTTTGAAAAAGTATCGGAAAGTCTTGAGGAAAGGAAAAAAGGTCAACCGGTGCGGTTTGTGTATGACAGGGAAATACCTTATTACCTTCTTGATTTCACCCTGAAAAGACTGGATATCGAGAACTTTGAAAACCTTGTGCCAGGTGGAAAATACCACAATGCAAAGGATTTTATGGGCTTCCCGGAGATTGGACCTGAATCTTTCTATTATGAAAAAAAGCATCCTTTACCACATAAAGACCTGAGAAGCCACAAGAGTATGCTTGCCGCTATCAGGGAAAAGGATATTCTTCTTCACTATCCATACCAATCTTTTGATTATTTCATAGACCTGTTACGAGAAGCAGCAATTGACCCGAATGTTACAAGCATTAAAGTCACTCTTTACAGGGTTGCACGCAATTCTAATGTGATCAATGCACTCATAAATGCTATCAAGAACGGAAAAACAGTTACTGTTGTCATTGAACTTCAGGCACGTTTCGATGAAGAATCAAATATTTACTGGACACAGAAACTAGAAGATGCAGGAGCAAGGATCATTGATGGTGTACCTGGTCTGAAAGTGCATTCCAAACTTTGCCACATAAGCAGAAAAGAAGGAAAAGACACTGTCCACTATTCCTGTATCGGAACCGGGAACTTCAATGAATCAACTGCCAGTATCTATTGTGACCACATGTTAATGACCAGAAACAAAGATATTACATATGAGGTTGAAAAGATCTTTGATTTCTTTGATCACAATTACAAAGTCTATGATTATGAACACCTCGTTGTTGCACCACTTCAGATGCGAAATAAGTTTACAAAACTCATTGACAATGAGATAAACAACGCAAAAGAAGGTAAACCTGCATATATCCATGCCAAGATGAACAGCCTTGTGGATAGTGAAATGATAGACAAGCTCTATGAAGCCAGCGAAGCAGGTGTAAAAGTAAAGCTTGTTGTCAGAGGTATATGTTCACTTGTCCCTGGTGTTGAAGGACTTAGTGAGAACATTGATGTTATCAGTATAGTTGACAAATATCTTGAACACTCCAGGATATTTATTTTCTGCAATGAGGGGAACGAGAAATACTTCATCTCGTCTGCTGACTGGATGGTAAGAAACCTTGACAGGCGTGTTGAGGTTGCTACACCGATATATGATGTAGCTTTGAAAACGGAGCTGAGAGAATATATGGATATCCAGTTCGCTGACAATACAAAGGCCAGAATAATCAACGAAACCCAGGATAACAAGTACGTTAAAAACGACTGTAAAATCTGCCGTGCCCAGGAAGACACATATGTTTTCCTTGAAAAGCAATTGCAAAATGAGGTAACAGAGTGA
- a CDS encoding Ppx/GppA phosphatase family protein — translation MRFAAIDIGSNAVRLLLSKVDSEGIEPVFEKISFIRMPIRLGEDAFIHNNISPEKESRLIKTMIGFKYLMDAYEPLDYMACATSAMREADNSDEIIAKIKEKSGIDLKVISGRKEAKIIYSNRIEKIIGSSDSTYLHVDVGGGSTELILFKGNDVFAYRSFNIGTIRMLEGIVTKDDWNEMRKWVRKVTDEHKPDYAIGSGGNINKLYRMSGRKDGTLLLRDDIQQLKKYLRGFTLEQRITKLGLKPDRADVIVPASKIYYSVMKWGDIEYMHVPKLGLADGIVHVLYKKHMNRYIK, via the coding sequence GTGAGATTTGCTGCCATAGACATTGGTTCAAATGCTGTCAGACTTCTTCTGTCAAAGGTAGATTCTGAAGGAATTGAACCGGTCTTTGAAAAGATATCATTTATACGCATGCCAATCAGACTTGGAGAAGATGCTTTCATTCACAATAACATTTCACCGGAAAAAGAATCACGTCTCATTAAAACCATGATTGGATTCAAGTACCTGATGGATGCATACGAACCTCTGGATTACATGGCATGCGCCACTTCAGCCATGCGAGAAGCAGATAACAGTGACGAGATCATAGCCAAAATAAAAGAAAAAAGTGGCATTGACCTGAAAGTGATTAGTGGCAGGAAAGAAGCAAAGATAATCTATTCCAACCGGATTGAGAAAATAATCGGAAGCAGCGATTCAACTTACCTGCATGTGGATGTTGGAGGTGGAAGCACTGAACTAATCCTGTTTAAGGGAAATGATGTCTTTGCATACAGGTCATTCAATATCGGAACCATCCGAATGCTTGAAGGTATTGTGACAAAAGATGACTGGAATGAGATGAGGAAGTGGGTAAGGAAAGTCACCGATGAACACAAACCGGATTATGCCATTGGAAGTGGCGGCAACATAAACAAACTTTACAGAATGTCAGGTAGAAAAGACGGTACACTCCTTTTAAGAGATGACATACAGCAACTCAAAAAATATCTGAGAGGATTCACGCTGGAGCAGAGGATCACTAAACTTGGTTTAAAGCCGGACAGGGCAGATGTTATAGTTCCCGCTTCCAAGATATATTACTCCGTTATGAAATGGGGTGATATTGAATACATGCATGTACCAAAACTTGGTCTTGCAGACGGAATAGTGCATGTACTGTATAAAAAACATATGAATAGATATATAAAATAA
- a CDS encoding rod shape-determining protein: protein MEDQTISNKSLYIGIDAGMFKTSVCTSEGKRFTERSIVAFSSENSNSHEQKVVSGKDALDLTEGNIKELFKGELRTEEDIDACRKFLRSILEKHDIDASRDTYAILGTPSNANKEYKRKFLELANEVFSGAMLVDELFCASYKNNLPDRSIIVDIGYSKTDISIIDSEIPRENDCLRISCAGKDIDSEIVKLISERWEDSKVTEQLASEWKEKYGHLGSGSDTCVVDVPLESGNVQESIMEELQLACEFVVTDIVSGIIKLISDIEPELREKLRNNIHILGGTSDLEGLDTFIENELKVLGGGKVISDIDPMYGISEGALEIAKNMPPEFWTQLNAENKTKEMIV, encoded by the coding sequence ATGGAAGATCAGACAATCAGTAATAAGAGCCTGTATATTGGCATAGATGCAGGAATGTTCAAAACCTCTGTGTGTACCAGTGAAGGAAAAAGATTCACTGAACGCAGTATTGTTGCTTTTTCCAGTGAGAACAGCAACAGCCATGAACAAAAAGTAGTATCCGGCAAGGATGCACTTGATCTGACAGAGGGGAATATAAAAGAGCTTTTCAAAGGTGAGCTCAGGACAGAAGAAGATATAGATGCCTGCAGAAAGTTCCTGAGATCTATTCTTGAAAAGCATGATATTGATGCAAGTCGGGATACATATGCAATACTTGGAACTCCTTCAAATGCAAACAAGGAATACAAACGCAAATTCCTTGAACTTGCAAATGAGGTGTTTTCAGGTGCTATGCTTGTTGATGAACTCTTTTGTGCATCCTACAAGAACAATCTTCCTGACAGGTCCATAATAGTGGACATTGGTTACAGTAAAACGGATATTTCTATAATAGACAGTGAAATCCCCAGGGAAAATGATTGCCTGAGAATCTCATGTGCCGGAAAGGACATCGATTCTGAGATCGTAAAACTGATCAGCGAAAGGTGGGAAGATTCAAAAGTAACTGAGCAACTTGCCAGTGAATGGAAAGAGAAATACGGACACCTGGGTTCTGGTTCAGACACGTGTGTCGTTGATGTTCCCCTGGAAAGTGGCAATGTTCAGGAATCTATTATGGAAGAGTTACAACTGGCATGTGAGTTCGTTGTGACGGATATTGTATCGGGAATTATCAAACTTATATCGGATATTGAGCCGGAACTGCGTGAAAAACTAAGAAACAATATCCATATTTTAGGGGGGACCAGTGACCTTGAGGGACTTGATACTTTCATCGAGAACGAACTGAAGGTGCTTGGCGGTGGTAAAGTCATTTCTGATATAGATCCAATGTACGGGATTTCAGAAGGCGCACTTGAAATTGCAAAGAATATGCCACCGGAATTCTGGACTCAGCTGAATGCTGAAAATAAAACTAAGGAAATGATAGTATGA
- the pyrF gene encoding orotidine-5'-phosphate decarboxylase, with the protein MERKTGLILALDVTDRMEAVAISEKVSGYVDAIKIGYPLVLSTGMDMISQLSKYAPIIADFKVADIPNTNRLICEQVFKAGADAVIVQGFTGHDSLEAAVKLAKEQKKDIYVVTEMSHPGALDFMQQVGEGIAKMAADAKASGVVAPATRPERVAEIRKIIGNDLSIISPGVGAQGGSASDVIKAGADWVIVGRSIYQAEDPAMAAKKLVDEMKEFI; encoded by the coding sequence ATGGAAAGAAAGACAGGACTTATACTGGCACTTGATGTTACAGACAGGATGGAAGCCGTGGCAATATCCGAAAAGGTTTCAGGATATGTAGATGCGATCAAAATAGGATATCCACTCGTACTTTCAACCGGAATGGACATGATCAGCCAGCTTTCAAAATACGCTCCTATCATTGCTGACTTTAAAGTGGCAGACATTCCTAACACAAACCGCCTGATATGCGAGCAGGTCTTCAAAGCAGGTGCAGATGCTGTGATTGTCCAGGGATTCACAGGACATGACAGTCTTGAAGCTGCCGTAAAACTTGCAAAGGAACAAAAAAAGGACATCTACGTGGTTACCGAAATGAGCCATCCGGGTGCTCTTGATTTCATGCAGCAGGTCGGTGAAGGAATCGCAAAGATGGCAGCAGACGCAAAAGCATCAGGTGTTGTTGCTCCGGCAACACGCCCTGAAAGGGTTGCAGAGATAAGAAAGATAATAGGAAATGATCTCTCAATAATCTCACCCGGTGTCGGTGCACAGGGAGGTTCAGCTTCTGATGTCATAAAAGCAGGAGCCGACTGGGTAATAGTTGGCAGAAGCATATACCAGGCTGAAGATCCTGCAATGGCTGCAAAAAAGCTGGTTGATGAGATGAAAGAGTTCATCTGA
- a CDS encoding deoxyhypusine synthase, with translation MEHCHSHKDKLKNPIKQAKITENMGVDELVHAIDGCAFGAGKLADAVDIYTEMLANGSTSFFGLAGAMVPAGMRQIVTDLIYDGYIDVLVTTGANMVHEIVESMGLHHYKGCAECDDIELKHEEINRIYDVYLPEPYFVDFEEKMKAILSDIGNDTISIREFMTQLGNHIEDKDSILKAAADMNVPVYCPAIQDSMIGLQAWLYKQMHPLNVDAFADMKEIIDICYEAKDPGAVLIGGGVPKNYIFQSMLVTHQEFEYAIQLTMDTPQTGGLSGATLDEARSWGKVSETARSVTVHSDATITLPIMVAAARSRLAKM, from the coding sequence ATGGAACATTGTCACTCACATAAAGATAAACTGAAAAATCCGATAAAACAGGCAAAGATTACAGAAAATATGGGCGTTGACGAACTGGTGCATGCAATCGATGGTTGTGCTTTTGGTGCGGGAAAACTTGCAGACGCCGTTGATATCTACACTGAGATGCTTGCAAACGGGTCAACCAGTTTCTTCGGACTTGCCGGTGCCATGGTTCCGGCAGGAATGCGTCAGATAGTTACCGATCTCATTTATGACGGCTACATCGATGTACTGGTCACAACCGGTGCCAACATGGTTCACGAAATCGTGGAATCCATGGGACTGCACCACTACAAAGGCTGTGCCGAATGTGACGACATCGAACTCAAACACGAAGAAATAAACAGGATATACGATGTCTATCTCCCGGAACCTTATTTTGTAGACTTTGAGGAAAAGATGAAGGCAATCCTCTCCGATATTGGTAACGACACCATATCAATCAGGGAATTCATGACCCAACTTGGAAATCACATTGAAGACAAGGACTCAATCCTAAAAGCAGCAGCAGACATGAACGTTCCGGTCTACTGTCCTGCAATCCAGGACTCAATGATCGGACTTCAGGCATGGCTTTACAAACAGATGCACCCGCTTAACGTTGATGCATTCGCTGATATGAAAGAGATAATCGATATCTGCTATGAGGCAAAAGACCCGGGAGCAGTTCTTATCGGCGGCGGTGTCCCAAAGAACTACATCTTCCAGTCCATGCTTGTAACTCATCAGGAATTCGAGTACGCAATCCAGCTCACAATGGACACCCCGCAAACAGGAGGCTTAAGCGGTGCAACACTTGATGAAGCACGTTCATGGGGTAAGGTCAGCGAAACAGCACGCTCAGTAACAGTCCACTCCGATGCAACCATCACACTTCCGATCATGGTGGCAGCAGCAAGGAGCAGACTTGCAAAAATGTAA